From Triticum aestivum cultivar Chinese Spring chromosome 7B, IWGSC CS RefSeq v2.1, whole genome shotgun sequence:
attgagtagctgctcaagagatgggcctgacccgccggatcaaggccacttacccttacgtctctgattgttaccctgcgtATTAGCATTGGCTACAAGCTCCGGGttgccgtccgccttacgcttgttgccgctttgattcaccgggttgtgctgttgaccctttccattgccgttcctttttcccttccctgtcttctcatcatcagacgcgggatccttggtactatcagaatcggcacatttgactaaagccgccattagCGTGCCCATATCCCTgcagtcacgcttaaggcgccccaacttctgcctcagcggctcaaagctgcaatttttctccaacatgaggactgcagagccggcatccatcttatcacatgaatgaattatctccttgacccggcatacccaatgggtggtggattcgccCTCCCCCTGCTTGCAGTTCGTCAAGTCCATGATTGACATAGATTCCTtataggtgtccttgaagttctggatgaaacgggcttttaactcctcccacgaaccaatggaattaggtggtaaactctttaaccaagaccgggccgttccatctaacatcatggtaaagtatttggccattgacgcgtcactgacttccaacagctccatggccatctcataactctcaatccatgctccaggctgtaagtcggccgtgtaattcggcacctttcgaggtcccttgaagtccttgggcatgcgtacattgcgcaaagccggtatcaaacaaggaacgccaccggttctggtggctactcccatctCAGTAGAAGTCGCTGGATACTCTGGAATATCCTGATgtgccgcctgttgagccgccagctgagccgcccgctcgttctcctgacgtactcggtcttgcaccgggttatagccaccatgttggtcACGGTGTTGGgtattgcttgacaaagcttcagattccatgtgccggctataactcgggctccagtTCTGACGAGGcagtgctaaccaaggcggaggagttgaatgaatcctatctcgactataagaataggtctcttgctgagccaggacCTTCTgaacaagttccctgatcctccgggtctccaccgctgttggatcatcaccgtccactggaagagccgccagacgcgcttacgctgcgattaaattctccatggggctggaaaagtgaccctccggtatcggtacataacgcggtggtgccatgctcacatgaggaggtggcatctctcgacgctgagccggtcctcctgctccggatgtcataaattgattggcatctggcgggttacttgggcctgCTCCGGCTGTAGTGAAAAGAACCCGAGGGTCGCAATTCGGAGGtaaccgggattgggtcttctggtgtctcctcctcattacctcattggacgcgtttaggCTCATCGTgtgctggtaagcttctgactgcaaccgctgtgcccgggTGTCGAGAGTCGCCCGCTCcatagctagtctagtatcctcagctgcaaaggcctccttggcctgagctatctcctcacgtacccgtgccacctccgcgtcatgctcatctttgttcgcagggataaccgtggcggttaacagggccataagcttgtccatgaggtctatcagtatttgagccagcgggcgcacagggcctcctgccccggccgctcctatCCCGGACGTAATTGCAGTAGCGGTTGTAGAGTTTTaaccgggttgagtcccagccatgaagactcctgcccagttcggcgactcacaggggtctggaatactgaagccatcggaacagcccccgagcacaccatcttggacttgatacagagaatctgttgagccggcggacgaatcaccgccAGAGTGGACGACCGCCTCACCGCCATCTTCAGGTCCTTCAGAAAGCTCTTCaccgtggacgcagcccacaaagacacgcttcatgccgggttgagctcgtgcgggtttcgcacgctgagccatctcgacgaggtcggtgctgttgtctggctcaggccccggctcaccaatccggccgatgaagacgtggatccctccgaaggggacccggtacccgtactcaattgagccggcgtcggggccccagccttcatcgtcgatgtagatcttgtcgcgacgactcttggtcatccggcccactacgtatcccttgagcccttcgaagttgcccttcaagaactcaaatccaccgtgcgctggccccatggtgggcgccaactgtcatggaattgtcacgtcagatgtcctcgtgaaaggacttagttgtggagccatcgcaacttggaagcttgaaggggttaattgggacaaaggacacgagagggtttatactagttcggccccttacggtgaatgtaaggcctacgtctagttgggttggtattgatgtttcgatgaccaggaagcgagatacgctatgcctggttctcgatgagttgtttcttgccctcagccgccagcgggtcgtccccttatatacacgggtggacgcccctgcggcttacagagtcccggccggcttataaacaatgtccggctcggtgactagttaagtctaccttatgatacaagtaatattattatgGCGGTTTATTACACCGGGCCTTAAGTCGTCTgcgggccttaagccctctatgaaccgccatcttcacctttggtcttgggcttctctttggtaagtcctctttgcgtaacccggcccctcctgggcggcttacacaaatagttatatccccaacaggcttGACGCAAAGGGATGGTCGTGCGGTGACGACGATCGCATGACATGTAGCTGCTGGGATCGCGGAAAAGTGGCGGCGACAACAGATGAGTGATTTCGATGGTGGTGTTATTCGAGCACCTGGTCTCGAGCTTCGGGGCAAAAGCCTAGGTCAGACTCGagtggttatacctggcaatggcgatgttttttCTTGCGTcgctaccttgttgaaggcattgctcgaatATGCTCGGACTGATtattcagggtgaaaacctagattctgaccTTGTGGTAGAATCCGATGACGGCGACACTTGATTGTTGCTCCTCCCTTTCTGAAGGCGTTGCTATTGAAGAATCTCATCGTCCATGTGGTGTAATGAAAttgttggtgcggatatggtcattgttgtagtttgtcgatcATAGATCTAATCACTTTGagggtttttatttttttccttgtctacacatagctttggtcttatatgactttgctaggtGCCGGCGTTTTTCGCGTGTGTGAAAtgatgttggctgtgtgcatcctagctatgcagaggccgggtgtgtgttTATTGTGTTATGTAtcttcttgatgcttcattttgagtcaataaattccaccctttgtcgaaaaataACCATTTGTGAAGTGCCGCAGTGTAATCAAGCATGTATGAAACAAGCACATTTGCTATCTTAGGCAAGAACCAGTTTGTTTTAGTTAATCACCTGCCCCAAGTCTCCTCAAAAGGCCAAAATTCTTCCTGCACGCCGTTATTCTCCTTTCTTTTGTACTGCTATCGTCGAAGTCTCGGTAACATTTGTTTCGTCGCGATGGATTGCACACTGGTTGCTGCCATTGTTGAAGTATCTGTACTGCCGTTTGAAGTTGGTGCAGAGGCAGAACCTTGAAGACCATCGCCAATTCGCATCGGAATATTTTCGAAACAGAAAGGGAGTTTCacttgatttttttaatttatttattttggcGGGGAGAGTTTCACTTGATTTGTTTTGGAGTTTCTACTAGAATTAGTGCATTACTCATGTACGATGTTATTCTTACCTGCAAATTAACTGAATGCATGCCAGTTAGTTCCTTTCACTATTGCCTGATATCTGCACTCTGCAGTGCACAATCTGTTGTCTCATGACTATCTAGCGTTTAATTCAATATAACTGGAGCTTCTGTCCAATGCCTATTGCAATGAAAATTTAAGCTGTGTAGTAGCAGAAGGCACTCAACGTCCAAACTGAAGGTGCAAGTAACAGGATATATAGATTTTGCTCCTGAATGAAGCCAATCAATCATATGAATCAGAATATTTAGACTTAGCATTGCAGTTAACTCAGCTATGTCAAGTGGTTAAAGACTTTTAGGCTGATGAAGCCAAAGATCCATTATGTTTCAACAAAAGGTGCAACATGTTCGAAAAGGAAACTTTTATTTTCATCCTGGATATTCGCGTTGCTGCTTGTCTTGCCCTTAACGAAAGGTGCAGCATGTTCGAAAGGAAACTTGTTTTGGTACCGGATTGTCTTACTTCATGGAAAATTAATTCGGCATCAAATCGTGTGTTCATCGAGTTGATCCAATAACGCATGATTTTTGCAGAAAATTTAGTTAATGATCAACAATTGTATCTCCAATAAAAACTGAAAGAATATGCGCTGGACTGCTCATGAGAAGAAAACAACTTATTAATCTTGAAATCAGTAGCCTTACTACACAGTACTACAGTACTAGCAAAAGGCAACTAAGCAAAGATGGTCCAAGAACATATGGCGATTAACCGAAGCTCGGCCTGCCCTGGACTACTGCTGCGGTGGAGCAGCGGAGGGCATCTTGTCGGCGTGGCGGCGCACGTTGTCCCGGAGGCGCTGGAGCGCCCTGGCGAAGACCGGCAGCTCCGCCTCCCCGAGCGCCTCCACGTCAGCCTCCCACCTGAACCGCTTCCCCGCCTGCGTCTGCACCTCCACCACCTTCTTGCCGACGGCGCTCATCCGCTCGGCCTCCGCCGCGACCTCCACGCCCTTGGCCTCCGTCTCCCGGTACAGCGCCTCCAGGGCCTCCCACTCCACGTCGTCGGCAGCAGGAACAGGAGCAAGGGCGTCGGCGCAGCCCAGGACGGCGTCGGTAGAGGGGCTGCCGAAGGCGAACGCCTTGCCGGCCTCCGAGAAGACGACGATGGCGAGGCTGGCGCGGCAGAGCACGGCGAGCTCCGCGGCCTTCTTCCAGAGCCCGGACTTGCGCTTGGAGAAGGTCACCTGCCGCGACTCCTTCTTCTCCACCCGGCGGTTCTCCCGGCGCTGCCGCCCCTTCGTCTTCTTGCCGAGCGGCGGCAGCGTCTTGGTCGCTTGCTCAACGATCGGGTGCAGACGCGGCGGCTGCGTCATGGTCGCTCTCTCAGCGAGGGGGAGGAAACGCGGCGGCAGGTgctgtctgtctctctctctctctcctctcttcttgaGCTTGTCTGACGGTGCGACGGGAACCAACGGCGGAAGGGGGAGGAAATAAAGACCTCAGAGGAGGCGCCTGGGGTCCGTGTTGGATTGGAGGGAGAGGCGGTACTAACAAAGAAGGAAGGAGAAGAATAATAGCGCTCCCGCCGGACTCCCGGATTGGAAGAAAATTTCCTTAAATGCAACGCACTCTGGCTTCCTCCATCGGCTCGATCGTGAATCGTGCGTGAGTGCGGTGCGTCCCCTCACCCCGCCTAGGCGGCTGGGCTAGGCTCGGCTCGCACCCGCAACTCGGGGCGGGATCAATCCGATCTGACtgttgctcaaaaaaaaaaaaattccgATCGGACCGAGCGGCGATCGGTAACCAACACTTTGGAGCACTAAAGATAATCGCAGCATGCTCTCAGACATTGCAGCGGACACTCCAAGTCATCGTACCATTTCCCCCCCTTGTGTGGTTGCAGCAAAACACACGAGGTCACGAGGCTCGAAATAACGCCGCATGCAACATTGGAATCCTGAATCACTAGCCATaactttgtttttttttcaaagaaGGGCttccccttctgattttcattactgaaaaccagcttGTAGATTCACAGAATTCAAACTTAAAGAACtagtgtcggatatcgggttccggcaaaactcttaaggctcgaacactggggtgcgcatgaagatttctccctaccgaaacacgccctcagcctcgtcgcgatttctaagctagcacgatgaactcacagcacaagagacacaagatttatacaggttcgggccatcgttgtggtgtaataccctactcctgtgtgtggtgatggattgcctcttgggctgatgatgaacagtacaaggaaagaACAGTCTCGCGAGGAgatgtgttcttgtgcttggtggcgcGCAGATGAACTGGGTTCGGATCCCtcttactgtggtggctagccctatttatagaggccctgatcctcttcccaaatattgagcgggagctGGGAAAGGATCCAACAACGgtcattttgaaaggggacatcgagtacaagctatcctgactaaaggtggtcttcgcctgccaaatgcattggtggtgacgccgccttgggcttcatggtgacctccgtcctgcctccTGCTGGCCTTAGTCTGATAGCACCGATAAGAAAACCTTTGACTGATGCcacggtactccgcgcctgcgcttgccccctttgcaccaaaaaggAAACGAGGACaccgcgcgggctggcgcccgcctggtctcgatcgtcatggcttgcgtcatgggcacctcgcgaggtaccccttgccttgatctttccgcctcctcgcgagcctgcctgatgaggccactcctgaggaggccttgaatcgtccgccccgcgaggcttggcccctcgcgagggtcctgagtgcctggttgatgaagacgggccgtactgggccacagGTTAAGCTATGCTGCAGGCCGCGGACAGGCAAGTCTCGGgatccccattcccagaacgccgacagtagcccccgggccgaaggcgtgctcggacttggcttagcggcgaagccaaaggacaaatgcggagcaccgcgggccccaacagcctgcggccttggtcgccgcgtggcgactgatttgacgtgggcgtctccgcttccccacgctgtctcggcaactgcccgattcgacgagtccctgctgcatgcaagaagagtcatcattacctgcgatcgtggaggtcgacgatTGGCCTCCCTTAGGCTACAAATAAGGAGGGGTGacagcccccgttgcccatctcttcttgctccgcttgctcgcttcttcttcctcgctcctgcTGCTTGCTGCGCCCCCCATGGCGCCCGTGAATAGGTTtttggccgcggagaaggggaaggctcgctagaaagggcctggctctcctccgcccaagcgcggccacGGTCGTCCATGCAAGCATCCCGCGACCCCAACCATGGCTTcccgtggtcgtggcggcggcccTTCACGCGATGGTGGCCGCCCATGTCGAGGCAGCCTAGTTGGTGGGGAAGGCGTGccgtggctgcgcggcctccccggctgCGCTTCCATTcgacggaggtgctgccggagtttgttgtgtggtcggatagcccggccggcacctggcttcagctccctcgctccttcg
This genomic window contains:
- the LOC123162338 gene encoding agamous-like MADS-box protein AGL61; its protein translation is MTQPPRLHPIVEQATKTLPPLGKKTKGRQRRENRRVEKKESRQVTFSKRKSGLWKKAAELAVLCRASLAIVVFSEAGKAFAFGSPSTDAVLGCADALAPVPAADDVEWEALEALYRETEAKGVEVAAEAERMSAVGKKVVEVQTQAGKRFRWEADVEALGEAELPVFARALQRLRDNVRRHADKMPSAAPPQQ